TTCAATCGTTACAAAATTTAAGCAGCTAGCAAAAGTCCAAAAGAATTATATTAAGGTAATAGCCAGGTGATGCTTAAATGATCTGTAACAATCACCTTCCTTCTGATATAACATGAAAGAATAGCTAGAAAACAAGCAGttttagaaattttattgtCATGTCCAACAAATGGACAGTCAGGATTCCAGAAACCATTAGCACAAAGGCCTCAGAATGAATGAATAAACTAATAGTTAACCCACAAGAAGAGACTTCATCCAATGCTTTGGTTTCCTCACCATTGATCCCAACTGTTGTTCATAAGGCAAGCCACTCGATTACAGTTCATCCATCAACATCAAAGCATAGGTTTTAACAACAGATAAACAAATTACCCTAATTAAATACTGTCATTAGTCCCTACAAGATGCACAAATCCCCAGGTCTCATTCTTGAATATACGAATATGCGCCTTCGAGCTAACTATGGAGATGCCTGCCTGGAATCACCACTATAATTTCTTCTAGGATTCATTTTCAACTTTCAACTCTAGTTCTCAGAATCAGTTGAATCAGGGGAATATGAACTGATATTGAGAGTTATACTTTGTCCACCTTTTTCTCATTTTTCTGAGAAAAAAGTTTTTGCACATTTTCATCCCAAATAGCTATATTAACCTTCCACTAGGTCTTCCCCTTTCCAAAACAAACTCTTGGCTTCTCaacatcaggaaaaaaaaaaatatttgtggTAGTTTCTTTTGTACAAGATTTGACTTATAGATGTGTAGTATAAATAAAGTAATAGGCCCCTATAAAGTTCCACGCTCTGGTTTCCAAATCACTGCAAATTTTCCATGTCATTGTATTTCACCCCTACATATCCTTTTCTGAGTGAAATATATTAAACTTCATTGGAAGAACTACATATAGCTACAGATAAATTATGACAGCAGAAGCTCAGAAAATAGTGGTGATCCAGGATGCATCTAAAGACATCGTTAGTTCGAGCACAATTCAATTAGTCCTGCATGGCTTATCACATAAGCCTGGGGATGAACTTACACTTCTTGCAGTTCTTCACCAGGTTAATAACCCTAGTACGTTATCTCTCATGAAAGCTGGGAGACTGTGTAAGAATTTATGCTTTTGATTTGAAAAACAGAACCTTGGAATATGTGGTAAAAGAACAACACAATTTAGTTATTTTAAACAATACTGATTATGCTAACCTCTAATTTTTCCTAACAATCCAATTTCTCAACTTCCCTGTCCTCAGTGGGATACAGGAACAAAATGGATTCCAGTTCATTTTTTGGAACAAACCAGAAAGTCATTCAAGAAGAGATTGAGAGGAAAACGGAGGAGTATCGTAACAAAGTGGAAATTACAATGATTTCTCAGATATGTAAATGCGCAGAGGTCTGATAAGAATTGCAACCATAACCTGCTATTTGTTTTTGTGGATTTATTGTTCCATTTAATTCATTGCAAGTACTAATACTACTATTATGCAAGTCCAAATAAGTATGGAGAATATACAGTTTAGAATCTGAAGTAAATCATTTATTATTTGATAGAGTACTTGCAGCCTGCAATACAATAAGGTAGAGGGTACCTTTTGGTGCATCATCTGCCAAGCTAATGCTAACAAAATCATTGTACTTCTTAAAAACACAGATTAAGTTCCACATGGAAGTACTCGCTGGCCCGTCTCCAAAGATGGTTGCTGCAGATGCTGCCAAAGGATTAGGAGCAACGTGGGTTATTCTTGATAGGTCAGTTACCAAAAGATTTTAAGAAGTTACAGTTGTGCCTTCATTGCAGCCATTGTCATCTAACCTTATTTCAATCTGTTCCTCTTAACACAAATTGGAGGTGCAAAACACATATGATGATTGATGAAATGTAAAATCATTTAAAGATTCTTAGATTTACATGAAACAATTAGAAGATGCTTcactttgattttaatttctgCCAAGCTACCGAATGGTTAGATTATTTTTCAAGCTAGATGTGAAAAATCATGCTACTACTGATGAAGAATTATGGTTTAGAGTTGAGGCTTAAAGGTTGCCAATTGGCAAAGCTATTGTACCATCAGAAACCAATAAAAGTAGAGGTACATAGATACTCCAAAATTTGAAAGCCTCTGAATTTTTGGTGCAGGCAAATGAAGAAAGACAAGCAATTCTTCATGGAGAATTTGACATGTGGTATATCGAGGGTGAAGCGTAACAACTCTGTTGAACAACTGAGAGGCCCAAAACCAATTGAGAACAGCAAGCCAGCAGCTGAAAGGCGCACCACCAGGAGACGTATCAAAGAACAAGTAAAATATGATGAAATGATACCCGGAGATGAAGAACTCTCTCCTAAAAGTAAGAAAAGATTTTCGCAAGTCATCTCAATTATCTAGGACTCTGAGTTTCAAGTTGCATGAATTAGACAATTTAAGCATTGATATGATCCTTTAATTCCTGAAAATAATAACCATGTCTagtcaaagaaaatgaaactgCTACTTATAGCTGTTCATCTATAGACTATAGTTGCATTTTGCATAATGAAAGCACaaattttgttcttcttctaaACACCCTTCCCCCTAGCCTCTTACTAACACTACAGAATGTTCTTGTAAATTATGGCCAATACCAGTCTCATAGCATGTTGCCGTCAGAATCCGAACCTCATACTTCTTCTAGAGAATTTCCTAATTAatcaaaagaggaaaaaaaaattgcttagcAGATTTGAATTTCTGGCCGGACATAAATTAGGTGTCTGATGAAATTTTTACCTTATCATCTAAACATGGGGCAAAATTGCAATGCAGTACATTAGATAGAAAGTGACAGCAATAACATGCATAATTTCACATTGCTTATGGTCAGTAAAAACACAAGAACTTGATTAAAAGTGGATTTTGTTTTAGAAACTCCAAGTCTTCCAAATATCAGTAATGGCAAAGAACAAGATGCTGATGTTCGCGGACACCCATGGCCTAATTATGGGAAATCTGCTTCCTCATCAAATGAGCAGCCAACAACTTCAAGCCTTGGGACTACTGAAGCCTTACCTTCTGTTCTTGCTGGTCATTTTCAAGAGGTAGAAATCACTACAAATACTGGAAGAGGAAAGGCAGAAGTCCCTCCTCCAATTGCAAGGGTTCAAGCGAGTGATCAAAAGGAAACAGATAACGCTGGGAGCCCAGATGAATCTAAACAGCACAGCTACAAGAATGATTGGATAGGAGAATGTCAAGCAGATGAGGAATTTAAAAATTCAACCTGCACAGTTTGCAATAATCAACGACCAAAGATCGGATGGAAGAGAGACTTTACTTATGCAGAACTCCAAGCTGCTACTGATGGTTTTTCCACAAAGAACTTCCTATCTGAAGGTGGATTTGGTTCAGTCTACAAAGGAGAACTGAATGGGGTGAAGATTGCTgtaaagcaacataaaaatgcaAGCTTCCAAGGAGAGAAAGAATTTAAGTCTGAAGTTCATGTACTCAGCAAAGCAAGACATGAAAATTTGGTTATGCTGTTAGGATCATGTTCAGAAGGAAGACAGAGGCTCCTTGTTTACGAATATGTTTGCAACGGTTCTTTGGATCAACATTTATCAAGTAAGAAGAAAACAAGCTAAACTAGAAAAGAGTTTTAACTTTGAAATTGTTCAAGCTTTTGGCAATTGACATGAAATCTATTCCTCGATATTGGCTGTTACAGCTTAGAGAAGTCTACCACTGAAATAAATTTGATAAATGTATGCAGCACATAACACCAGGCCTCTCAGTTGGGATAAGAAGATAAAAATCGCTACTGGAGCTGCAAAAGGGTTAAAATATCTGCATGAGAACAACATCATCCATAGGGACGTGAGACCAAACAACGTCCTCGTGTCACATGATTATGAATCCCTGGTAAATAACTCGGATATGACTGCAGCTAATACCGATTGATGATATCATGATGAGGTAGCTAGTTAGTCATGTAGGTTAATCAACATGAAGCTATTTACTTCAGTATTATACAATGCTTAAGAAGTATGATTTATAAGCATATTTGAAACATCAGAAACTGtacgtgtttttttttccttgctgTAGTTAGTAGTTACTAGACTGGAAAATTCGTGCAGCTAGAATAGCATTTTTACTTAGTCTGAGGTGAATTCATTCTGTTTAGTTTGGTAAGCTGCCCTTCAAGTGCATTGGATATTAGTAAAAGAGCTTGAGCCAGATCAGTAGATTTTACATTCTAAACTCTTACATTGAACCTCCTTGTTTAAATAAACTAACATGTTTTATGTACTAGCTAGGAGATTTTGGTCTTGCAAGAACTCAACATGAAGACTCAGATCGATCAACAGACACAACAACAGTTGTCGGAACTTTGGGATATTTGGCACCAGAATATGCAGAAAGTGGGAAAGTGTCAACCAAGACAGATGTTTATGCTTTCGGGGTCATTCTATTACAGCTTATCACAGGAATGAGGCCTACAGACAAGAAGCTTGGAGGGAAAAGTCTTGTGGGATGGGTAAGAGCTTccatattgtaatttttttttttttaataaatatacatatataacatGCCTAAGAGATGAGAATAAAGGAGTATATACTGCAGACCAGAGGAAACTAACTACTGATTACtaaataaaacaagaaaaagcAGGCTTCTAGTGATATACTTCACATATGTGCACCGTAAGCCAGTCTATAACTTTCTTATCAGGCAAGACCACTATTGAAAGAAAGGAATTACCCAGATTTAATCGACCCAAGGAATGTAGATGCGCATGATGTGCATCAACTCTATTGGATGGTTCGGGTAGCAGAAAAATGTCTCAGCAGGGATCCTTACAAGAGATTAACTATGGATAAGGTACGTCCACATGATTAAGTAGACTATGGAAACATGCAAGTAACAAGCCCTTCACAAATGCAATAAGGGCTATATATATAAGCTTAAAACTAGGACTCATTTAAGTTGGATGCATAGACAAAAACTTGAAACAGGCATAATATATCACCATCATGTAAGGAGCTGATTATAATTAAGTGAGACAAAACATAAACAAGACAAATTTAGTACTCACAATATTGGTACTGTGAAACAGATAAATTGCAACCATGCTCTGTCATATCACCACTGAATAGAAATTCCTCTTTCTGTTAGACCATTGACAGTTTCCCTGTTTGCTAATTAGCTCATGAATCAAACTAAACACGTATGCATAATATGAGCTTGTTGTCTTATATAATGGCAGGTAGTTTATGCTTTAGATTACCTGAATGAAGCCAACCAAAATTGTATCACTGGAGACTTCTCCCCAGCACATTCTGAATCTGCTGGAAGCAGACTGGGCTCTTCTGAATCACACGGTGGACAAGGTGACAATTACATTAGTATAGACATTACTCCAGAAGGAGGCTACATGGCCGGAAAGCTCTTGCCAATATCGCCTTCCCCTCCATCAACATGTTCAGAAACGTCATGCGTTTCCCCAGTGTCAGAGCAATCCACCTTGGGTAGCACTGCAAGTTTTGAAGACAAGAGATAAATACCAGAATAATGGTACATTATCTTTGTAGTTGGTGTTTAAACTAATGATGGACTAGTTCAGGACGATCCAGATGGGGATTTTAGATACCATGGTAAACGTGACGAAACTCGGTGGAGCATTTTGGATTAATGTATCTTGGCCGGAACCCTTCTTCCAATCCCCTAGAGATTCAAGAGTGACTCTTTGGCTTATTTCTTGTGGCCAAATCCTTTGATAGTTTGATATTGGTTTCACAGTAGATCATGTAGTTTAATTTCGACACTAATAATCTTGTAGGTTTATATGTCTGCAATAATGGTCGTGAGCATCATCGTGCATTTAAATTTCCTGTCCAGTGTGAGCTAATTTGTAGCCCAAGAAGATGGGCGGTTTATCGTGGTTTGAGGTTGAGCCTCCTTGACTTATGATGGCCGAATGACCTACCTAGCCCTGCAATCCATGAACGTATTGAGATTGTGTGGACTCAATTATCACTCGATCTGTGAGTGAAGCTGAATTCGCAGATTGTCACACCCGACTTTTGTAGTTCTGTTTTACATTATCAATGAATGATTGACTAtatttcaactcaaaaaaagaaaaaaaaatgtcttcGAAGTTTGTGGAGGAACTCTTCATCATTTTATGGCATTGTCGTTGTCTTTGACAAACTTACTAGATAGTGAGTTGTCATTAATTGTCATATCTGTATGGCGGAATTGTGTCTCCGATCGTCAACATGCAATAGCAAAgtcttttatgttttttgtttttttttgtgggttTGTTTCAACAAGTCTCTACTTCATAGATCTAGGGTGTTTGGATATATCATTTAAGTGGTCTTCTAATTGGTACTGAGTTCTTAGTCTAGTAGTACGTACGTCTTGACCTAATATTGTGTCATGACTGGCGTTTGTTCCTGAGGATTAATTGCTTTTAAATTGGTATTTTCTTAATTAGCAACGTGCATTCATAGAGATTTATCTCAACTCTTAAGATTGATTGATCTTATAGTAGTCTATGAAAAATGATGTTTATTGTCGTTAGAAATTGAGGTTTTTTTACTCATGAATGCTGTAACCACAAATTCTCTTGGGATACGATTTTAGTTCTTTGTCCCTCATATATGGCTTATTGTTTTATTGAATGAAATGATTTTACCTTCTCcgaaaagcaaaaacaaaacaaacgcACAATTGTAACTTGTGAAATGATCGAAGGAGACAAAGGCTTTGTCTCTACCACGAAGGATGTCAAAGGTCGACAGTGTGCTCACCTGCCTTCAACGTGAGCGTTGAAGCTAGACGCATGCATCGTCATCGCTACAACTGCTAGGACCAGTTTTTGTCTCTCAGTGTCAAGTCCTCAAGATCTGTTCTGGTCCAAGTCAAGTTTATAGGACGTACAAGCATTTTGATTATTATGTCCTTTTTCTTTCATGATCACCATGTTATCAGATTTTTGAAAATCTCGGTATTCTTTTCCTTTGTTACATTGAAAAGGAAATGGACCCTGTCCTAGTCTAATCTCAACCAAAGTTAAGAGGGTCACTCTGATCTTTGCCCGTGCATTCCCAAACCGGATTGGCAAAATCATCCATCCAAAATGTTCCATGTTAGAATGACGTTAACTAGTCCAGTTCTTCATCGTCTACAAAGAACAAAACTGGTTTTACTTGATTTGATGATtgtaatgtatatatataggagcGAGACTGTGAGAAGAGTGCAATTCACTATATCTGTTTCAAGTTCCTATCCCATTAACAAGTTCTTTTTTCCTTTAAGATTGTTAAAAGATACTTTTTCGATCTATTGGTcgtataattttttatttatatatttatatgttttcTTTAACAAAGAAGCCATATCTGACTCCATTTAAAAACTTAATGaagtttttcatgtttttttttattgaaaggagttttttcatgttttattcTTCATCGATTAATATATCGAATGAAATTGGAATATACCCCAGATAAACTATGTAACCCCGTGCTTGTTTCTCGATCCTATAtggggattcaaatttgctcaccaccaatactttgtaccaccactcaatacaaaactgtcatgtgttataaaacacaattatagttaatcattatattttattaaaaaattatattttaagtattcaattaattctaTGTGATATGgcaagttttaatagggtggtgatatcaccacaaaataaaagtggtgagcaaatttgaatcccctaTATGGAACCAACATACGATCTAAGTAACATTGATCTCAGTGCAATTCACAACGTACCTTCCTTTCCACTTAAGCTAATCACAAAAGTTTTTTTAAATCTGAGTCAATTTATCAATATATTGCAGATAAAAATTGTATATTGTTAAAACAAATATCAGCGCCCAGTATCATTGAATCTTGTGATACTAGTCTTCTCTTTATAAATAGAAAGTCCTAAATTTGACTCAACAGACTAATGAAGCTAGTATTTCCACTGGTATAATGAGTTTTCACAAGTCAGTAATTGAGAAGCTTGATTCACGGACTAATGAAGCTAGTTTTTATATTGGTACATTGAATCCTTGTTTTTTTTAGTCTAACATTGGTTCCTTGTTGATTTAGACAATAGCTTACCTTCCATTGATTAATTTCTTTCTCTTCTGATATGGGATCATCACTTGCAGGTATATATTCCTCTAGGTAAAGTTATGGCACGTTAATGTGTCTCATACATATCATAGTTTATGTAACATTTACcaactcatgtggtaactaaaaaaaatcatcattaagatAAATAAGGTCCTCGTTAAAGTAAAATAGTTAACTATAAGAAAGTCCTCACTATCTTCAAACGTCGACGTTTACCTTTTTTGTACACGTGAAAATTGTCGACTTtttctctgctagggttttctccCTAGCCGAAAAACTGATCGAGTGTTGGGCAGCGATGGCGGCGGAAGATGGGACGGGGACTCTTGCCTTGTCGAATACGGCCGTAGTGAGCCTGGTTGGGGGCGGAGACTTAATCCACGACCCTTTCTTTTACCTCTGTGGTCGTTTGCTTAACAAGAAACCGGTGATCATTCAGTCATTTTCGACGACGATCTCCGGGATCTGGCGGTTGAAGGAGAAGGTTCTGATTCGTGAGGAGGAGGGGGGATCTTCGTGTTCCAATTCAAGGAACAGGAGGTGAAAGACCGGGTTCTACACGGCGGCCCTTGGTACTATAGTAACTCGATGCTGTTGTTGGCGAACTACGACGGGGCTAGCGCTCTACCGGAGATTCCTCTGCACTGTTTGGAGGTTTGGGTGGCGGTGAAGGGTATGAGAGTTGCCATGCACAATGATCGGGCTTTAACCCGGATTGGCAATGTTTTGGGAACTTTTGTTAGGGCTGACCAACTTGCGTTGCGGAGGAAGGAGGTTGTCCAACGAATCCGGCTGATCCATGATGTTCGCCGGCGGGTCTAGGCTAAGCGTGAGTTTTGTTTCTCGCTGGATTTTACGGTGGTGCTTGAGTTCCAGTATGAAAAGTGCCATGGCATCTGTAAAGGATGCGGTTTGACTGCAACAAAGGCTTGCTGCTGGGGGAGGCCGAGATCGATGCAGAGTTGTCGCCGGATGTTGCTACTACTCCATCGATGGCACCTGCGTTGAAGGAGGTTGTGGTTTTTGGGTCTGTGGTGCCAGAGGTTGGAGGTGGACTGGTCACAGGCATGGCTGTGCAGGCGGAGGCGGAACTGGGTCGGAGGTTTTCGGCGGGAAATCCTGATTATGAATTAGGGTTGACTGTTGAGTCTGGTTTGACCAAGGAAAGGGCCAGTGGGCCGTCTGTTGGGCTATTTGGGTCTGAGGGTTGTGGTCTATTCCCATTTGGACACCATCTAAAGTGTTGGGTGTGCGACGACTTCGTGAGGAGGATTGGATCGAGGACAGAAAACGCATGAAGCTTGCTGATGGCTTAGTTGAGGTTCCTGTTACTGATGGGAAGATTCCGAAGAAGAAGGGTAGGCCCCGTGGTCATCGGAACAAACCTAAGCTTGCTCCTGCTTCGGCTGTAGTGGGCTCGGTTGAGGAGGTACTGGAGAAGACCACCCCACCCCACGAGGGTTAGGGTTGTAGTCCAACGTTGTCCTTGGTGAAGCTGTTGCTGGGATGGATGCAGAgatgtacaccaattgaggtcttaggcgtcaatgcTCCATTCTAGCTGCTTGCTTGGGATTGTGTAGGACTgcgttttcttttgtttttctgctTTGAATAATTTTCTCACCTTTGTCTGCCCTCCTATTAGGGTTGGACAGGTGTAGACGCTTTATTTTGTTTCGTGTTTTAGCTAGTTTGGTTTATGTCTGCTTTCTCTATGACTATCTGCGTTTTCGCAGTTCGCGTTGTGCTTTGATTGTATTAGGTGGGGTTTTTTTGAATCCCTCTAGCTTGACGGAGAGTCGTCGTTTGATTAATATATTCGGAACCTGATTccgtttccctaaaaaaaaaagtcctcaCTAAAGTTAAAAAGGTCCTCGTTATAGTAAAATAAGTTTTCATTTGAGTAATTAGTCTTAATAGTAGTAATTGTAATAAGTTatcatttgattaattaagtCGTAAAAGTAATAATTATATATTTGTCATATATTAACATAGTGTAGAATTTTACCCTCCATTTCATCTTACTCAGGCAAAAacgagagatagagagagagagagagagagagattgattggAAACCCAAACAAATTCTGAAATTCATGCATACGCCGTCTCATTTCGAGCAAATTATTCTTTTAAATCATAAAGTGGCCTTATCATCTTAGCCTAGCTAGCTAGAAACCTTTGTATATGTATTTCTGACAAATATGGCATCATTTTCTTGCAAGTTGGGTAAGAGGTAAAGACAAATTAAAAAAGCCATTTTgggaaagaaaagaagattGAGGCGTGTGGGATTTCATCACAAAATGCAACCCTAGCCTTACCTTACTTCATAGAGAGAATAATCTAAATCCCCCTTTCTAGTTTCCAAATACAACACAAAATGACTGCTTCTTTCGCTTTTCCATCTGAAATATCCATTCAATTCAAGTCCCACTTTCTTTGCGTTCATATTCACGAGCTTTGGAGATATCTGATTTTAAGTTGGTTTGGAAATTAAAGTCCAGGCTATAGGTGAAACTTGTTCAGGCATGTTGCGTCATGTATTTTCATATTGATGTTCTTGTTCCTATGCAAATAATGACGACGAGTGTTATGAGCTCCTAACCTTCCACTTTTTGCAGATAATTTCTTGCCTTATCAAACAGGGCCATACCAGGGGAAAAAATACTTGGCAAATAATGACATGATTGCTTGCAATGAAAGAACTCATGAATAGGAAACAACTTCAATCGGTGGGGAAAATGAT
This portion of the Rosa chinensis cultivar Old Blush chromosome 1, RchiOBHm-V2, whole genome shotgun sequence genome encodes:
- the LOC112181668 gene encoding serine/threonine-protein kinase PCRK1, with the protein product MTAEAQKIVVIQDASKDIVSSSTIQLVLHGLSHKPGDELTLLAVLHQVNNPSTLSLMKAGRLLGYRNKMDSSSFFGTNQKVIQEEIERKTEEYRNKVEITMISQICKCAEIKFHMEVLAGPSPKMVAADAAKGLGATWVILDRQMKKDKQFFMENLTCGISRVKRNNSVEQLRGPKPIENSKPAAERRTTRRRIKEQVKYDEMIPGDEELSPKKTPSLPNISNGKEQDADVRGHPWPNYGKSASSSNEQPTTSSLGTTEALPSVLAGHFQEVEITTNTGRGKAEVPPPIARVQASDQKETDNAGSPDESKQHSYKNDWIGECQADEEFKNSTCTVCNNQRPKIGWKRDFTYAELQAATDGFSTKNFLSEGGFGSVYKGELNGVKIAVKQHKNASFQGEKEFKSEVHVLSKARHENLVMLLGSCSEGRQRLLVYEYVCNGSLDQHLSTHNTRPLSWDKKIKIATGAAKGLKYLHENNIIHRDVRPNNVLVSHDYESLLGDFGLARTQHEDSDRSTDTTTVVGTLGYLAPEYAESGKVSTKTDVYAFGVILLQLITGMRPTDKKLGGKSLVGWARPLLKERNYPDLIDPRNVDAHDVHQLYWMVRVAEKCLSRDPYKRLTMDKVVYALDYLNEANQNCITGDFSPAHSESAGSRLGSSESHGGQGDNYISIDITPEGGYMAGKLLPISPSPPSTCSETSCVSPVSEQSTLGSTASFEDKR